A part of Schistosoma mansoni strain Puerto Rico chromosome W, complete genome genomic DNA contains:
- a CDS encoding putative nucleolar protein NOP56, translating into MGTVQHLFLFEHITGFGLFRVKEFDEITRSFKAHPNAFIKPVAFVHFKSVQEAVENVQTIVNGNLSDLLRQFLRRNVPPVDCVLGVSDEKLGKCILACDFGFECIWHGSVHEVLRVIRQSFARLTRSLITQPGAALSLPMIDEKLKLSTSADELKPGPIAESRARVVVSLARARLQLGIEHHLADTGIVKVLMLIDELDNSLTRSASRLRACYSIHFPEVCRPHFKKQICLDDMDLVQLIANSPLRSSIISNFAAGSFTYLGSDELASLIATAAQDSVGAELSEEDCENLQKYAQRLLQMNEAKQRYVNSLSRRITSLCPNLHALLHCTLHSSDEAEQGKVPKANDNLSSCLVTARLIANAGSFNRLASMPSTRLLSLGASKGLFRKGGAVVATSTGLLSNATKILRDPKLPTDTDNLQPATASISAAELKSLSANRVQRNTVHRRAARLLADKSVLACRADCFRQHNPIYQQQGLASQPCVSVMEDERLKSGAYGQYLGKTVQEHLRIWAEKNGIHTDKTEEQKKAQRERRKKYRKLKRKAWFTRKLSRCTEKQLSDGIMNDIESMDVDSDDPTQLRIVTSQLINDGDVFNDTKKTGDNYNTDLNGRCLVNPNELLNSSEEKSCFRKKSRSANPCNK; encoded by the exons ATGGGA ACCGTTCAGCATCTCTTTCTATTTGAGCACATAACGGGGTTCGGGTTATTTCGAGTGAAGGAATTTGACGAAATAACTAGAAGTTTTAAGGCTCATCCCAATGCTTTTATCAAACCGGTCGCTTTTGTCCATTTTAAGTCAGTCCAGGAGGCTGTAGAAAATGTTCAAACTATCGTTAACGGAAATCTCTCTGACTTGCTCAGACAGTTTCTAAGAAGGAATGTACCGCCGGTCGACTGTGTGTTGGGAGTCAGTGACGAAAAACTAGGCAAATGTATACT GGCTTGTGATTTTGGCTTCGAATGCATTTGGCATGGATCTGTTCACGAGGTTCTTCGGGTAATAAGACAAAGTTTTGCCCGGTTGACACGTTCGCTGATCACTCAACCTGGTGCCGCACTCTCCTTACCAATGATTGATGAAAAATTGAAACTTTCAACTAGCGCAGATGAACTAAAACCTGGACCAATCGCTGAATCACGTGCACGGGTTGTTGTTAGCCTAGCACGTGCTCGTCTACAACTGGGAATTGAACATCACCTAGCCGATACTGGGATTGTTAAGGTACTGATGCTGATCGACGAATTGGATAATTCTTTAACACGGTCAGCTTCGCGGTTAAGAGCTTGCTACAGTATACACTTTCCGGAGGTGTGTCGACCACATTTTAAAAAGCAAATTTGTCTGGATGATATGGATCTGGTCCAATTGATAGCCAACTCCCCACTTCGTTCTTCTATAATTTCAAATTTTGCCGCTGGAAGTTTCACGTATTTAGGTAGTGACGAACTTGCCTCCCTCATTGCAACTGCTGCTCAAGATTCTGTTGGGGCTGAGCTAAGTGAGGAAGACTGTGAAAACCTTCAAAAATATGCACAACGCTTATTGCAAATGAATGAG GCAAAACAACGGTATGTAAATTCCTTGTCACGACGAATAACTAGTTTGTGTCCTAATTTGCATGCTCTTCTTCACTGTACACTTCATTCAAGTGATGAGGCGGAACAAGGAAAAGTTCCTAAGGCTAATGATAATTTGTCATCTTGTTTGGTTACCGCACGTCTAATAGCTAATGCTGGTTCTTTCAACCGACTTGCTTCTATGCCTTCTACACGTTTACTGTCTTTAGGAGCATCAAAAGGATTATTCAG GAAAGGTGGTGCTGTTGTGGCTACATCTACAGGTCTTTTATCAAACGCAACTAAAATATTAAGAGATCCGAAATTACCAACAGATACAGACAATCTTCAACCGGCAACTGCCAGTATTTCCGCAGCTGAGTTGAAGTCTTTGAGTGCTAATCGTGTACAGAGGAACACAGTGCATCGTCGTGCTGCGCGTCTACTTGCTGATAAATCAGTTCTCGCTTGTCGTGCAGACTGTTTCCGCCAACACAATCCCATTTACCAACAGCAAGGTCTTGCTTCACAACCTTGTGTTTCTGTTATGGAAGATGAACGACTCAAAAGTGGAGCATATGGTCAGTATCTTGGAAAAACTGTACAAGAACACTTGAGGATATGGGCTGAAAAAAACGGGATACATACAGACAAAACCGAGGAACAGAAGAAG GCTCAGCGTGAAAGAAGGAAAAAGTATCGGAAACTTAAACGAAAAGCTTGGTTCACCCGTAAACTTTCTAGATGCACAGAAAAGCAGCTATCAGATGGTATCATGAATGATATTGAATCTATGGATGTCGATTCAGATGATCCCACGCAACTTAGAATAGTCACTTCACAACTGATAAACGATGGAGATGTGTTTAATGATACGAAAAAAACAGGTGACAACTATAACACAGATTTGAATGGTAGATGTTTAGTAAACCCCAATGAGCTCTTAAATTCGTCAGAAGAAAAATCTTGTTTTCGTAAGAAAAGTCGGAGTGCAAATCCCTGCAACAAATAA